A genomic segment from Glycine soja cultivar W05 chromosome 20, ASM419377v2, whole genome shotgun sequence encodes:
- the LOC114402749 gene encoding inorganic phosphate transporter 1-4-like → MAGGQLGVLNALDVAKTQWYHFTAIVIAGMGFFTDAYDLFCISLVTKLLGRLYYTDITNPKPGVLPPNVQAAVTGVALCGTLAGQLFFGWLGDKLGRKRVYGLTLMLMVVCSVASGLSFGDTPKGVMATLCFFRFWLGFGIGGDYPLSATIMSEYANKKTRGAFIAAVFAMQGFGILAGGIVALIVSSAYDHKYDLPSYKDNPAGSKVDSLDYVWRIILMFGAVPAGLTYYWRMKMPETARYTALVAKNAKQAASDMSKVLQVEVEAEEDKLQHMVESEHQKYGLFSKEFAKRHGLHLVGTTVTWFLLDIAFYSQNLFQKDIFSAIGWIPPAQDMNAIHEVYRIARAQTLIALCSTVPGYWFTVAFIDIMGRFAIQLMGFFFMTVFMFALAIPYNHWKNHNNIGFVVMYSFTFFFSNFGPNATTFVVPAEIFPARLRSTCHGISAAAGKAGAIVGAFGFLYAAQSTNPDKVDHGYPTGIGVKNSLIVLGVINFFGMVFTLLVPESKGKSLEELSGENEDDGAEAIEMAGSARTVPV, encoded by the coding sequence GTGATAGCTGGAATGGGATTCTTCACTGATGCCTATGATCTTTTCTGCATTTCCCTTGTGACCAAGTTGTTGGGGAGGTTATATTACACAGACATAACGAACCCGAAGCCTGGTGTTCTTCCTCCTAATGTGCAAGCTGCTGTGACTGGTGTTGCTCTATGTGGCACTTTAGCCggccaacttttctttggatgGCTTGGTGACAAGTTGGGAAGGAAAAGGGTTTATGGCTTAACTCTTATGCTTATGGTTGTGTGTTCCGTTGCCTCAGGGCTCTCTTTTGGAGACACCCCCAAGGGTGTCATGGCCACACTTTGTTTCTTCAGGTTCTGGCTTGGCTTTGGGATTGGTGGTGACTACCCTCTATCAGCTACAATCATGTCTGAATATGCCAACAAAAAGACTCGAGGGGCATTCATTGCTGCAGTGTTTGCAATGCAGGGTTTTGGAATCCTGGCTGGTGGAATAGTTGCCTTGATTGTGTCATCTGCATATGACCACAAATATGATCTTCCTAGTTACAAAGACAATCCAGCAGGTTCGAAGGTGGATTCGCTTGATTACGTTTGGCGTATCATTTTGATGTTTGGTGCAGTCCCAGCAGGGCTTACCTACTATTGGCGAATGAAAATGCCAGAGACGGCTCGTTACACGGCCCTTGTAGCCAAGAATGCAAAACAAGCTGCTTCAGACATGTCTAAGGTGTTACAAGTTGAGGTTGAAGCTGAAGAGGATAAGTTGCAGCACATGGTTGAGAGTGAACACCAAAAGTATGGCTTGTTCAGCAAGGAATTCGCCAAACGCCACGGGCTGCACTTGGTTGGAACCACAGTTACTTGGTTCTTGTTGGACATTGCCTTCTACAGCCAGAACCTTTTCCAAAAGGACATTTTCAGTGCCATTGGATGGATCCCTCCTGCACAAGACATGAATGCAATCCATGAAGTTTATAGGATTGCAAGAGCACAAACACTGATAGCATTGTGCAGCACCGTGCCAGGGTACTGGTTTACAGTGGCCTTTATCGATATCATGGGCCGTTTCGCCATCCAATTGATGGGTTTCTTCTTCATGACAGTCTTCATGTTTGCTCTTGCTATACCTTACAATCATTGGAAGAACCACAACAATATTGGCTTTGTTGTTATGTACTCATTCACATTCTTCTTCTCCAACTTTGGTCCAAATGCCACCACATTTGTTGTGCCAGCAGAGATTTTCCCAGCAAGGCTAAGATCTACTTGTCATGGAATCTCAGCTGCTGCAGGAAAGGCAGGAGCTATTGTTGGTGCATTTGGGTTCTTGTATGCTGCACAAAGTACGAACCCCGATAAAGTTGATCATGGTTACCCAACTGGTATTGGGGTTAAAAACTCCCTCATTGTGCTTGGTGTGATCAACTTCTTTGGAATGGTATTCACCTTGTTAGTGCCAGAATCAAAGGGAAAATCACTGGAAGAGTTGAGTGGGGAGAATGAAGATGATGGTGCTGAGGCTATAGAGATGGCAGGGTCTGCTAGGACGGTTCCAGTTTAA
- the LOC114403831 gene encoding inorganic phosphate transporter 1-4-like — MARDQLQVLNALDVAKTQWYHFTAIVIAGMGFFTDAYDLFCISLVTKLLGRIYYFEGHDKPGSLPSNVSAAINGVAFCGTLAGQLFFGWLGDKMGRKRVYGMTLMLMVICSIASGLSFGKDPKAVMATLCFFRFWLGFGIGGDYPLSATIMSEYANRKTRGAFIAAVFAMQGFGILAGGTVAIVVSSAFKALYPAPAFQVNPVLSTVPQADYVWRIILMFGALPALLTYYWRMKMPETARYTALVAKNAKQAAADMSKVLQVEIEAEQEKVEQLDTRRGNEFGLFTKQFLRRHGLHLVGTATTWFLLDIAYYSQNLFQKDIFSTIGWIPEAKTMNAVEEVFKIARAQTLIALCSTVPGYWFTVALIDKMGRFTIQLMGFFFMTVFMFALAIPYHHWTMKGNQIGFVVLYSLTFFFANFGPNATTFVVPAEIFPARLRSTCHGISAAAGKAGAMVGAFGYLYAQNAIGLRNTLIVLGVINFLGMLFTFLVPESKGKSLEEMSGEAEEETTAATRESAMEAGLEVRPSV, encoded by the coding sequence ATGGCTAGGGATCAGTTGCAAGTGCTTAATGCACTCGATGTTGCCAAGACACAATGGTACCATTTCACAGCAATTGTGATTGCTGGAATGGGTTTCTTCACTGATGCATATGATCTTTTTTGCATCTCCCTTGTCACCAAATTGCTTGGCCGCATATACTACTTTGAAGGCCACGACAAGCCTGGCTCTCTGCCATCAAATGTTTCTGCTGCCATCAATGGTGTTGCATTCTGTGGAACCCTTGCAGGCCAGCTTTTCTTTGGCTGGCTCGGTGACAAAATGGGAAGGAAACGTGTCTACGGGATGACCCTTATGCTCATGGTGATATGCTCAATTGCTTCTGGTCTTTCTTTTGGCAAAGACCCTAAAGCTGTTATGGCTACTCTTTGCTTCTTCCGTTTCTGGCTTGGATTTGGCATTGGTGGTGACTACCCTCTTTCAGCCACTATCATGTCTGAGTATGCCAACAGGAAGACTCGTGGGGCATTCATAGCTGCTGTTTTTGCCATGCAAGGTTTTGGAATTTTGGCTGGTGGCACGGTTGCAATTGTAGTTTCATCTGCTTTCAAGGCCCTGTACCCTGCTCCAGCATTCCAGGTTAACCCAGTTTTGTCCACAGTGCCACAAGCTGATTATGTTTGGAGGATAATCTTGATGTTTGGTGCACTCCCAGCTCTGCTCACATACTATTGGCGAATGAAAATGCCTGAGACTGCAAGGTACACTGCCTTGGTTGCCAAGAATGCCAAGCAGGCAGCTGCAGATATGTCAAAGGTGCTGCAAGTTGAGATAGAAGCTGAACAGGAGAAAGTTGAGCAATTGGACACAAGAAGAGGGAATGAATTTGGCTTGTTCACAAAACAGTTCCTTCGCCGCCATGGACTTCACCTTGTTGGAACAGCCACTACTTGGTTCCTGTTGGACATTGCGTATTATAGTCAGAATCTTTTCCAGAAAGACATTTTCAGTACAATTGGTTGGATTCCTGAAGCAAAAACCATGAATGCCGTTGAAGAGGTTTTCAAAATTGCTAGAGCACAGACCCTCATAGCCCTTTGCAGTACCGTACCTGGTTACTGGTTCACAGTGGCACTCATTGATAAGATGGGAAGGTTTACAATTCAGTTGATGGGCTTTTTCTTCATGACAGTGTTCATGTTTGCCTTAGCTATTCCATACCACCACTGGACCATGAAGGGCAACCAAATTGGGTTTGTTGTGCTGTACTCATTGACCTTCTTCTTTGCCAATTTTGGTCCAAATGCCACCACATTCGTCGTGCCGGCAGAGATTTTCCCTGCAAGGCTAAGGTCTACATGCCATGGCATATCAGCTGCAGCAGGGAAAGCAGGGGCAATGGTAGGGGCTTTTGGCTACCTGTATGCTCAGAATGCCATTGGGCTGAGAAATACACTTATAGTTTTGGGTGTGATTAACTTCTTGGGGATGCTGTTTACATTCTTGGTTCCTGAATCTAAAGGAAAATCCCTGGAGGAGATGTCTGGTGAAGCTGAAGAAGAGACTACTGCTGCTACAAGAGAATCAGCAATGGAGGCTGGTCTAGAAGTTAGGCCTTCTGTATAA